Proteins from a single region of Punica granatum isolate Tunisia-2019 chromosome 8, ASM765513v2, whole genome shotgun sequence:
- the LOC116187432 gene encoding probable protein phosphatase 2C 2 isoform X1, with the protein MVAEAEVARSSSFPVLEVQSFSPPRASAHFREVRELPTVTSHLPAPSIESLHVSSSVESFAAHHVEVTSGEAASIEVAQSPIQGFAPSIRSGSFADIGPRRNMEDEHIQIDDLSMHLGPPFQFPQPSAFYGVFDGHGGPEAAAYVKENIIKLIFEDANFPVSSEVDGRFLVGLMNSLQRAYLLADQALADDCGVSRSTGTTALTAFIFGRLLMVANVGDCRAVLCRNGVPINMSQDHRPTYPGERRRILEFGAFVEDGYLNGVLSVSRALGDWDMKSRGSADAPCPLISDPEFQQVVLTEEDEFLVLGCDGIWDVMSSQHAVNIVRRGLRRHDNPEQSARDLVKESLRLGAHDNLTVVVICLLGSEHRALSSLPSRQRKRRFFSLSAEALCSLRGLLDGGGSR; encoded by the exons atggtgGCTGAAGCAGAGGTGGCACGCTCATCGAGCTTCCCGGTGCTGGAGGTGCAGTCCTTCTCGCCCCCAAGGGCCAGTGCCCATTTTCGGGAGGTCCGGGAGCTGCCGACGGTGACTTCGCATCTTCCGGCGCCGAGCATCGAGAGTCTCCATGTCTCCTCTAGTGTGGAATCGTTCGCCGCTCATCATGTG GAGGTTACATCAGGGGAGGCTGCTAGCATTGAAGTCGCTCAATCTCCTATCCAAGGCTTTGCTCCTAGCATCCGATCAGGTAGCTTTGCTGACATCGGCCCCCGGAGAAATATGGAAGATGAGCATATACAAATCGATGATTTGTCCATGCACTTGGGGCCACCCTTTCAATTTCCTCAACCAAGTGCTTTTTATGGG GTATTTGATGGTCATGGAGGACCTGAAGCAGCAGCCTATGTCAAGGAAAACATCATCAAGCTAATTTTTGAGGATGCTAATTTTCCGGTGTCCTCTGAGGTTGATGGACGTTTCCTTGTTGGATTAATGAATTCCCTTCAAAGAGCATATCTTCTAGCTGACCAAGCTTTGGCAGATGATTGTGGAGTGAGCAGATCCACTGGCACTACTGCACTCACCGCCTTTATATTTGGCAG GCTTCTCATGGTGGCCAATGTGGGAGATTGTCGAGCAGTCCTGTGCCGAAATGGAGTGCCAATCAACATGTCCCAAGACCATCGTCCCACTTACCCTGGTGAGAGGAGACGGATCTTAGAATTTGGAGCTTTTGTGGAAGATGGATACCTCAATGGTGTCCTCTCCGTGTCCCGAGCTCTGGGGGACTGGGACATGAAGTCCCGAGGCAGTGCAGATGCCCCTTGCCCTCTCATCTCGGACCCCGAGTTCCAACAGGTGGTTCTGACAGAGGAGGACGAGTTCCTAGTCCTCGGTTGTGACGGGATATGGGATGTTATGTCAAGTCAGCATGCCGTGAATATTGTCCGCCGCGGGCTTAGAAGGCACGATAATCCTGAGCAGTCTGCACGGGATCTCGTGAAGGAGTCCCTCCGCCTCGGGGCTCACGATAATCTTACTGTTGTCGTGATCTGTCTGTTGGGTTCAGAACATCGTGCCCTGTCTTCCCTGCCTTCTCGGCAACGGAAGCGAAGGTTCTTCAGCCTCTCTGCGGAGGCCCTCTGTAGCTTGAGAGGCTTACTCGATGGAGGTGGGAGCCGGTGA
- the LOC116187432 gene encoding probable protein phosphatase 2C 2 isoform X2: MEDEHIQIDDLSMHLGPPFQFPQPSAFYGVFDGHGGPEAAAYVKENIIKLIFEDANFPVSSEVDGRFLVGLMNSLQRAYLLADQALADDCGVSRSTGTTALTAFIFGRLLMVANVGDCRAVLCRNGVPINMSQDHRPTYPGERRRILEFGAFVEDGYLNGVLSVSRALGDWDMKSRGSADAPCPLISDPEFQQVVLTEEDEFLVLGCDGIWDVMSSQHAVNIVRRGLRRHDNPEQSARDLVKESLRLGAHDNLTVVVICLLGSEHRALSSLPSRQRKRRFFSLSAEALCSLRGLLDGGGSR; the protein is encoded by the exons ATGGAAGATGAGCATATACAAATCGATGATTTGTCCATGCACTTGGGGCCACCCTTTCAATTTCCTCAACCAAGTGCTTTTTATGGG GTATTTGATGGTCATGGAGGACCTGAAGCAGCAGCCTATGTCAAGGAAAACATCATCAAGCTAATTTTTGAGGATGCTAATTTTCCGGTGTCCTCTGAGGTTGATGGACGTTTCCTTGTTGGATTAATGAATTCCCTTCAAAGAGCATATCTTCTAGCTGACCAAGCTTTGGCAGATGATTGTGGAGTGAGCAGATCCACTGGCACTACTGCACTCACCGCCTTTATATTTGGCAG GCTTCTCATGGTGGCCAATGTGGGAGATTGTCGAGCAGTCCTGTGCCGAAATGGAGTGCCAATCAACATGTCCCAAGACCATCGTCCCACTTACCCTGGTGAGAGGAGACGGATCTTAGAATTTGGAGCTTTTGTGGAAGATGGATACCTCAATGGTGTCCTCTCCGTGTCCCGAGCTCTGGGGGACTGGGACATGAAGTCCCGAGGCAGTGCAGATGCCCCTTGCCCTCTCATCTCGGACCCCGAGTTCCAACAGGTGGTTCTGACAGAGGAGGACGAGTTCCTAGTCCTCGGTTGTGACGGGATATGGGATGTTATGTCAAGTCAGCATGCCGTGAATATTGTCCGCCGCGGGCTTAGAAGGCACGATAATCCTGAGCAGTCTGCACGGGATCTCGTGAAGGAGTCCCTCCGCCTCGGGGCTCACGATAATCTTACTGTTGTCGTGATCTGTCTGTTGGGTTCAGAACATCGTGCCCTGTCTTCCCTGCCTTCTCGGCAACGGAAGCGAAGGTTCTTCAGCCTCTCTGCGGAGGCCCTCTGTAGCTTGAGAGGCTTACTCGATGGAGGTGGGAGCCGGTGA